One genomic window of Jatrophihabitans sp. includes the following:
- a CDS encoding VOC family protein, which produces MADRPRFLAAVPALAVSDERRAVAFLQDALGFTELRHEGRGLGILRRDQVELHVWVADGSAPGAERHLAGSVSCRIEVTGVDELYRHCRELGVVHPNAPLSEKPWGTREFAVLDPDNNLIALYERTAD; this is translated from the coding sequence GTGGCAGACCGGCCTCGATTCCTTGCCGCGGTGCCGGCGCTGGCGGTCTCCGATGAGCGGCGCGCGGTCGCGTTCCTGCAGGACGCGCTGGGGTTCACAGAGCTGCGGCACGAGGGCCGCGGCCTGGGCATCCTGCGGCGGGACCAGGTCGAATTGCATGTGTGGGTGGCCGACGGCAGCGCCCCGGGCGCGGAGCGGCACCTGGCGGGCAGCGTCTCCTGCCGGATCGAGGTCACCGGCGTGGACGAGCTCTATCGGCACTGCCGCGAGCTCGGGGTGGTCCATCCCAACGCCCCGTTGAGCGAGAAGCCGTGGGGGACGCGCGAGTTCGCGGTCCTGGACCCGGACAACAACCTGATCGCGCTGTACGAGCGGACCGCTGACTGA
- a CDS encoding serine/threonine-protein kinase — protein sequence MPETKRFDLPSGASYVWHEDQPIGRGGFSVVYEGEAGDGTRVAVKVIRVVDDGTSNWYTNAKSFGREIDIARRLAKVEVGHLMPLLDNFMPNPQQIVLVMPRADFSLAARLRDAGPLSEIETRLLLLDLMAGVEELAQAFIAHRDIKPLNVLRWRDRWVLADFGISKGLNDSTGSHTWVGHGSQQYWAPELFDAEPASLQSDLYAAGCTALEALMGHSPFPLQGAAHAHRFEIPAIPILADAALDRALRMLLAKNPNGRPEDPRQVRQILSPPTAITDLQKSLQRIVSRSAARAQEAEVLARMSQQSEQNQENGLARWAAIWDDIVELAQHVVPDATAMVQPPNWFLNIGDARLSVSLTSPVKGVGDLIGEISVRHYDHQRVDLLIAGNLRCVVSGGSSSWELLTFSRNDMARGAPRLREPVNGAEGTGVPLSALEDLLLQVDSPKIGMHYPVVQVHRQNLTGEAIVAMFVAEVDALEA from the coding sequence ATGCCAGAGACGAAGCGCTTCGACCTACCCAGCGGCGCGTCTTACGTGTGGCATGAGGATCAACCTATCGGTCGTGGCGGGTTCTCCGTTGTGTACGAGGGTGAAGCGGGCGATGGGACGCGTGTGGCGGTAAAGGTCATTCGCGTGGTCGATGACGGGACAAGTAACTGGTACACGAACGCGAAGTCTTTTGGTCGCGAGATCGACATTGCGCGTCGATTGGCCAAGGTGGAAGTGGGGCATTTGATGCCACTGTTGGACAATTTTATGCCTAATCCTCAGCAAATCGTATTAGTGATGCCCAGAGCGGATTTCAGCCTAGCTGCTCGCCTACGGGATGCCGGACCACTCAGCGAAATTGAGACGCGGCTGCTTCTCTTAGACTTGATGGCCGGCGTGGAGGAACTGGCGCAAGCGTTCATCGCACATCGCGATATCAAACCGCTGAACGTTTTGCGTTGGCGTGACCGATGGGTGCTAGCGGACTTTGGTATCTCGAAGGGACTCAACGACAGCACCGGATCACATACGTGGGTGGGCCATGGGTCCCAGCAATACTGGGCACCAGAGCTATTCGACGCAGAACCTGCTTCGTTGCAGTCGGATCTATACGCAGCAGGCTGCACCGCGTTAGAGGCGTTGATGGGCCATTCTCCGTTTCCATTGCAAGGGGCCGCACACGCGCATCGATTCGAGATTCCTGCAATACCGATATTGGCGGATGCTGCGCTTGATCGAGCGTTACGAATGCTGTTGGCGAAAAATCCAAACGGCAGGCCGGAGGACCCCCGGCAAGTGCGTCAGATCCTCAGCCCGCCGACGGCTATTACTGACCTTCAAAAGAGCCTGCAGCGAATCGTATCGCGATCGGCCGCGAGAGCCCAAGAAGCGGAGGTTCTTGCCCGGATGAGTCAGCAGAGCGAGCAAAATCAAGAGAATGGATTAGCGCGATGGGCGGCGATTTGGGATGACATAGTTGAGTTGGCACAGCACGTAGTCCCAGACGCTACGGCGATGGTTCAGCCACCCAACTGGTTCTTGAATATTGGGGACGCTAGATTGAGCGTCTCGTTGACCTCTCCGGTAAAGGGTGTCGGTGACCTGATCGGAGAGATTAGCGTGCGGCATTATGACCATCAGCGCGTTGATCTGCTGATCGCTGGGAATTTGCGGTGCGTCGTGTCCGGGGGAAGTTCGTCGTGGGAGCTACTCACCTTTAGCCGAAATGACATGGCTAGAGGTGCGCCCCGATTGCGCGAGCCGGTCAACGGTGCTGAGGGAACCGGTGTGCCGCTGAGCGCGCTGGAGGACCTGCTATTGCAGGTGGACTCCCCTAAGATCGGTATGCATTACCCGGTGGTTCAGGTGCACCGGCAGAATTTGACCGGTGAGGCGATTGTGGCGATGTTCGTCGCTGAGGTAGACGCACTGGAGGCCTAG
- a CDS encoding metallopeptidase family protein, which produces MVEVDPVRFEEMVGEALDGLPPNLGKLMRNVAVVVEHDPGPPGLLGLYRGIPLTERTSQYSGALPDQITIYHEAICLICDTEEDVVEEVRRTVIHEVGHHFGIDDDRLHELGW; this is translated from the coding sequence ATGGTTGAGGTAGATCCCGTCCGCTTCGAAGAGATGGTCGGCGAAGCGCTGGACGGGTTGCCCCCGAATCTGGGCAAGCTGATGCGCAACGTGGCGGTCGTCGTCGAACACGACCCCGGCCCACCGGGCCTGCTGGGGCTCTACCGCGGGATCCCGCTGACCGAGCGCACCAGCCAGTACTCCGGCGCGTTGCCCGATCAGATCACCATCTATCACGAGGCGATCTGCCTCATCTGCGACACCGAGGAAGACGTCGTGGAGGAGGTGCGCCGGACGGTGATCCACGAGGTAGGTCACCACTTCGGCATCGACGACGATCGCCTGCACGAGCTGGGCTGGTGA
- a CDS encoding flavin reductase family protein, giving the protein MNDDMVAAFRPDLRGPDADLLRHVLGHYPTGVAVITAHTEHGPVGMAMNSFTSLSLQPPLVLFCPAASSATWPVLREVGSIAINVLSAGQEAVSRRFAAKAVDRFSGASWSVGENGAPLLHDALGWLECTVQSESEAGDHTVVIAEIERMNVHWEITEPLVFFRGRYYQGMVEAVESEIASAEEVR; this is encoded by the coding sequence GTGAACGACGACATGGTTGCGGCCTTTCGACCAGATCTGCGTGGTCCGGACGCCGACCTGTTGCGGCACGTCCTGGGGCATTACCCGACCGGCGTCGCGGTGATCACCGCGCACACCGAGCACGGCCCGGTGGGCATGGCGATGAACTCCTTCACCTCGCTGTCGCTGCAGCCGCCGCTGGTGCTGTTCTGCCCGGCCGCCTCCTCAGCCACCTGGCCGGTGCTGCGCGAGGTCGGCAGCATCGCGATCAACGTGCTGTCGGCGGGGCAGGAGGCGGTCAGCCGCCGGTTCGCCGCCAAGGCCGTGGACCGGTTCAGCGGGGCGTCCTGGTCGGTCGGTGAGAACGGCGCGCCGCTGCTGCACGACGCGCTGGGCTGGCTGGAGTGCACCGTCCAGAGCGAGTCCGAGGCCGGTGACCACACCGTGGTGATCGCCGAGATCGAGCGGATGAACGTGCACTGGGAGATCACCGAGCCGCTGGTGTTCTTCCGCGGCAGGTACTACCAGGGGATGGTCGAAGCGGTCGAGTCAGAGATCGCGTCAGCTGAGGAAGTGCGCTGA
- a CDS encoding MBL fold metallo-hydrolase, giving the protein MTYTGEVSVGGEVDTRELTGLSIAKLAVGPMSNNAYLLRCRASGQALLIDAAAEPGRLLDLVRLGGETASAVLTTHKHPDHWQALAGVVAQTGARTMAGADDARGIPVPTDRRLEHGDTVHVGDAELRVIVLRGHTPCSVALYYRDPDGSQHLFTGDSLFPGGPGKTGSPKDFNSLMDDLERRVFDAYDDEVWFYPGHGNDSTLGAERPHLAEWRARGW; this is encoded by the coding sequence ATGACGTACACGGGTGAGGTGAGCGTCGGCGGCGAGGTGGACACCCGCGAGCTGACCGGGCTGAGCATCGCCAAACTCGCGGTGGGGCCGATGTCCAACAACGCCTACCTGCTGCGGTGCCGGGCCAGCGGCCAGGCGCTGCTGATCGACGCCGCGGCCGAGCCGGGCCGGCTGCTGGACCTGGTCCGGCTGGGCGGCGAGACCGCCTCGGCGGTGCTGACCACCCACAAGCACCCCGACCACTGGCAGGCGCTGGCCGGCGTGGTGGCCCAGACCGGGGCCCGGACGATGGCCGGTGCTGATGACGCTCGCGGCATCCCGGTGCCCACCGACCGGCGGCTGGAGCATGGCGACACCGTGCATGTCGGCGACGCCGAGCTGCGGGTGATCGTGTTGCGCGGGCACACTCCGTGCTCGGTGGCGCTTTACTACCGCGACCCGGACGGCTCGCAGCACCTGTTCACCGGCGACTCGCTGTTTCCCGGCGGGCCTGGGAAGACGGGGTCGCCGAAGGACTTCAACTCGTTGATGGACGACCTGGAGCGGCGGGTCTTCGACGCCTACGACGACGAGGTGTGGTTCTACCCCGGCCACGGCAACGACTCGACTCTCGGGGCCGAGCGGCCACACCTAGCCGAGTGGCGCGCCCGCGGTTGGTAG
- a CDS encoding dihydrofolate reductase family protein: protein MSTVIMQAVVSVDGYIAYDDDLPGHLFDWYGNGDVELLPGLRVSQASADYVRPFWEDIGVIVMGRHLFDFVNGWEGRPPTGEHVVVVSHRPKPEGWHPEAKYHFVDSVEKGIAKAKELAGERLVCVTAGKVAAQALAAGLVDEIAMDVAPVVLGTGKRFFGDYAGTMLLSDPVQVVQGNRVLHVRYRVEGPAEPSATD from the coding sequence ATGAGCACGGTGATCATGCAGGCAGTGGTGTCGGTCGATGGCTACATCGCCTACGACGACGACCTGCCGGGCCACTTGTTCGACTGGTACGGCAACGGTGACGTTGAGCTATTGCCGGGCCTGCGGGTGTCCCAGGCGTCAGCCGATTACGTCCGACCGTTCTGGGAGGACATCGGGGTGATCGTGATGGGCAGGCACCTGTTCGACTTCGTGAACGGGTGGGAGGGCCGGCCGCCGACCGGCGAGCACGTTGTGGTGGTGTCGCACCGGCCGAAGCCGGAGGGCTGGCACCCCGAGGCGAAGTACCACTTCGTCGACTCCGTCGAGAAGGGGATCGCCAAGGCCAAGGAGCTGGCCGGCGAGCGGCTGGTCTGCGTCACCGCCGGGAAGGTCGCCGCGCAGGCGCTCGCGGCCGGACTGGTCGACGAGATCGCGATGGACGTCGCCCCCGTCGTGCTGGGCACGGGCAAGCGGTTCTTCGGCGACTACGCGGGGACGATGCTGCTGAGTGACCCCGTGCAGGTGGTGCAGGGCAACCGGGTACTGCACGTGCGCTACCGCGTCGAGGGGCCGGCGGAACCATCCGCGACGGACTGA
- a CDS encoding DUF4032 domain-containing protein produces MGNYTIITLGAATELLDLPFDKPLEEWTDPRLVQVPRGISRHVVRFIRAHNQIFAIKEATERYVTREHHLLRELAEASVPVVDAFGTVLDRSDHDGHHLDGLLITKHLPYSLPYRSLFTERSLPDLRSRLLDALAQLFVRLHLTGFFWGDCSLSNTLFRRDAGALAAYLVDAETSEKHPQLSRGQREHDLTIATENIAGELMDLQAGGYLSLDDDPIETAQGLQPRYDQLWTELTDDQVYPTAESYRIEERVRRLNSLGFDVSEIGIRTEDAGRKLRFETHIVEPGHHQRRVYALTGLRVQENQARQILSDLARFRAKWIEGVEHDIPEDLAARRWLDEKFYGVLSMVPPRLRAKMPDAELFYEIAEHRWLMSEHLGRDVGRQAAVEDYVKTVLSKLPDASVQVLTDPITEELPVIRE; encoded by the coding sequence ATGGGCAACTACACGATCATCACGCTCGGGGCCGCGACCGAGCTGCTCGATCTGCCCTTCGACAAGCCGCTGGAGGAGTGGACCGACCCCCGGTTGGTGCAGGTGCCGCGCGGCATCTCCCGGCACGTGGTGCGCTTCATCCGGGCGCACAACCAGATCTTCGCGATCAAGGAGGCCACCGAGCGCTACGTGACTCGCGAGCATCACCTGCTGCGCGAGCTGGCCGAGGCCTCGGTGCCGGTGGTGGACGCCTTCGGCACCGTGCTGGACCGCAGCGACCACGACGGCCACCACCTGGACGGCCTGCTGATCACCAAGCACCTGCCGTACTCGCTGCCCTACCGGTCGCTGTTCACCGAGCGGTCGCTGCCCGACCTGCGCTCCCGGCTGCTGGACGCCCTCGCCCAGCTGTTCGTTCGGCTGCATTTGACCGGCTTCTTCTGGGGTGACTGCTCGCTGTCGAACACGCTGTTCCGCCGCGACGCCGGCGCGCTGGCCGCCTACCTGGTGGACGCCGAGACCAGTGAGAAGCACCCGCAGCTGTCGCGCGGCCAGCGGGAGCACGACCTGACCATCGCCACCGAGAACATCGCCGGTGAGCTGATGGACCTGCAGGCCGGCGGCTACCTCTCCCTCGACGACGACCCGATCGAGACGGCCCAGGGCTTGCAGCCGCGCTATGACCAGCTGTGGACCGAGCTGACCGACGACCAGGTCTACCCCACCGCCGAGAGCTACCGCATCGAGGAACGGGTCCGGCGGCTGAACTCGCTCGGCTTCGACGTCTCCGAGATCGGCATCCGGACCGAGGACGCCGGCCGCAAGCTGCGGTTCGAGACCCACATCGTCGAGCCGGGCCACCATCAGCGCCGGGTGTACGCCCTCACCGGGCTGCGGGTGCAGGAGAACCAGGCACGCCAGATCCTGTCGGACCTGGCCAGGTTCCGCGCAAAATGGATCGAGGGCGTCGAGCACGACATCCCCGAGGACCTGGCGGCGCGACGGTGGCTGGACGAGAAGTTCTACGGCGTGCTGTCGATGGTGCCGCCCCGGTTGCGCGCCAAGATGCCCGACGCGGAGCTGTTCTACGAGATCGCCGAGCACCGGTGGCTGATGTCGGAGCACCTCGGCCGAGATGTCGGCCGGCAGGCAGCGGTGGAGGATTACGTCAAGACCGTGCTGTCCAAGCTGCCGGACGCCTCCGTGCAGGTGTTGACCGATCCCATTACTGAGGAGCTTCCGGTGATCCGAGAATGA
- the hrpA gene encoding ATP-dependent RNA helicase HrpA — protein sequence MSSPAQPPEPSRPPRPRRSGPSRRPRTEQPKSEDSKSKHPRSDRPKSERPKSERAAAATPATAEQVRELTRRIDELGPRDRHQLGRRLAGSSSSPDRVQALAKDVERAEHRLAQRRAAVPEISYSEDLPVSQRREDLLKVIGEHQVVVVAGETGSGKTTQIPKLCLELGRGVKGMIGHTQPRRIAARAVAERVADELGTEVGATVGFAVRFTDRVSDTSLVKLMTDGILLAEIQRDRMLRAYDTIIIDEAHERSLNIDFLLGFLKQLLPRRPDLKLIITSATIDPQRFAEYFDEAPVVEVSGRSYPVEVRYRPIVDPESDDEDRDQVTAICDALTELRREPAGDVLVFLSGEREIRDTADAINALKLPDTEVLPLYARLSAAEQHRVFAGHRGRRVVLATNVAETSLTVPGIKYVIDSGTARISRYSQRTKVQLLPIEAISRASATQRAGRCGRTSEGICIRLYSEEDFESRPEFTDPEILRTNLASVILQMASLELGPVEQFGFLDPPDPRQIADGIGLLTELGALQTAGKPGAQQQQPKQPKLTELGRQIAQLPVDPRLARMIIEADRRACVRDVLVLAAALSIQDPRERPVEHQQAADQQHARFADPKSDFAGYLNLWRHVREQQESLSSSQFRRMCRTEYLNYLRIREWQDLFGQLRQIVKGMGVRIGDQPADEEQVHRSLLSGLLSHIGLKDPARRDYLGARNARFAIFPGSALFKKQPDYVMAAELVETSRLWARVNAGIKPEWAEELAPHLVKRTYSEPHWERNRGAVMAYERVTLYGVPLVVARKVGYAAIEPELCRELFLRHALVEGDWQTRHHFFAANRALVEEVQDLENRARRRDIMVDDESVFAFYDQRIPASVVTGRHFDAWWKKARHSQPDLLDLSTSQLVRPGAESISAEQFPDRWSSGDYQLELSYRFEPGAATDGVTVGIPLPVLNEATAAGLDWQVPGLRTELVTALLRTLPKQLRRSVVPVPDTAAALVAALPEDVGGSAARLTKVLSAELRQLRAVDIPEDAWDLDKLPVHLRPTYQVLDEQGAVLGQGKDLAELQARFAPAVTATLESVTADLARDRLADWDFDELPRSVRREVAGYPVTGYPALVAEGDRVAIRVLDSAAKQRRQMWAGTRQLLVNTVPSPVKHLIRGLSLQQRLTLSRTPHGSPAALLADCVAAAVDQLMTAAGGPRWDRAGFLELRKQVSAELPATAAGIVAVVEKVMAAAHEVEVALEACTTPALKPVAADVRAQLDGLIYAGFVTDTGAAQLPQLRRYLRAMTQRLTDAPGNLARDRDRQAQVEVVCRDLAELRAKLGEDADGVAELRWMIEELRVSLFAQKLGTAYPVSVPRIQSAMDALEESAESAHFLS from the coding sequence ATGTCCTCGCCAGCGCAGCCGCCCGAGCCGTCCCGGCCACCCCGGCCACGGCGGTCAGGACCGTCCCGCCGGCCTAGGACCGAACAGCCAAAATCCGAGGATTCGAAATCCAAGCACCCGAGGTCGGACCGACCGAAGTCTGAGCGGCCGAAGTCCGAACGTGCCGCCGCCGCTACCCCGGCAACGGCCGAGCAGGTCCGCGAGCTGACCCGCCGGATCGACGAGCTGGGCCCCCGCGACCGGCACCAGCTGGGCCGCCGGCTGGCCGGCAGCAGCTCAAGCCCCGACCGAGTACAAGCGCTCGCCAAAGACGTCGAGCGGGCCGAGCACCGGCTCGCCCAGCGCCGGGCCGCCGTGCCGGAGATCAGCTACTCGGAAGACCTGCCGGTAAGCCAGCGCCGCGAGGACCTGCTGAAAGTGATCGGCGAGCATCAGGTGGTCGTGGTGGCCGGCGAGACCGGCTCGGGCAAGACCACCCAGATCCCGAAGCTGTGCCTGGAACTCGGCCGCGGCGTCAAGGGCATGATCGGGCACACCCAGCCCCGGCGGATCGCCGCCCGCGCGGTCGCCGAGCGGGTCGCCGACGAGTTGGGCACCGAGGTGGGCGCGACGGTGGGCTTCGCGGTCCGGTTCACCGACCGGGTCAGCGACACCAGCCTGGTCAAGCTGATGACCGACGGCATCCTGCTGGCCGAGATCCAGCGCGACCGGATGCTGCGCGCCTACGACACGATCATCATCGACGAGGCGCACGAGCGCAGCCTCAACATCGACTTCCTGCTGGGCTTCCTCAAGCAACTGCTCCCCCGCCGGCCCGACCTGAAGCTGATCATCACCTCGGCCACCATCGACCCGCAGCGCTTCGCCGAGTACTTCGATGAGGCGCCGGTGGTGGAGGTGTCCGGACGCAGCTACCCGGTCGAGGTCAGGTACCGCCCGATCGTCGACCCCGAATCCGACGACGAGGACCGCGACCAGGTCACCGCGATCTGCGACGCGCTCACCGAGCTGCGCCGCGAGCCGGCCGGTGACGTGCTGGTGTTCCTGTCCGGGGAGCGCGAGATCCGTGACACCGCCGACGCGATCAACGCCCTGAAGCTGCCTGACACCGAGGTGCTGCCGCTGTACGCGCGGCTCTCGGCCGCCGAGCAGCACCGGGTGTTCGCCGGCCACCGCGGCCGGCGGGTGGTGCTGGCCACCAACGTCGCCGAGACGTCGCTGACGGTGCCCGGCATCAAGTACGTGATCGACTCGGGCACCGCCCGGATCTCGCGCTACAGCCAGCGCACCAAGGTCCAGCTGCTGCCGATCGAGGCGATCTCGCGAGCGTCGGCCACCCAGCGGGCCGGCCGCTGCGGGCGGACCTCGGAAGGCATCTGCATCCGGCTGTACTCGGAGGAGGACTTCGAGTCCCGCCCGGAGTTCACCGACCCCGAGATCCTGCGCACCAACCTGGCCTCGGTGATCCTGCAGATGGCCTCGCTCGAACTCGGCCCGGTCGAGCAGTTCGGCTTTCTCGACCCGCCCGACCCGCGCCAGATCGCCGACGGCATCGGGCTGCTCACCGAACTCGGCGCGCTGCAGACCGCCGGGAAGCCGGGCGCGCAACAGCAACAGCCCAAGCAACCCAAACTCACGGAGCTGGGACGCCAGATCGCCCAGCTGCCGGTGGACCCGCGGCTGGCCCGCATGATCATCGAAGCCGACCGGCGGGCCTGCGTGCGCGACGTGCTGGTGCTGGCCGCGGCGCTGTCCATCCAGGACCCGCGGGAACGCCCGGTCGAGCACCAGCAGGCCGCCGACCAGCAGCACGCCCGGTTCGCCGACCCGAAGTCGGACTTCGCCGGTTACCTCAACCTGTGGCGGCACGTCCGCGAGCAGCAGGAGTCGCTGTCCTCCAGCCAGTTCCGCCGGATGTGCCGGACCGAGTACCTCAACTACCTGCGGATCCGGGAGTGGCAGGACCTGTTCGGCCAGCTCCGCCAGATCGTCAAGGGGATGGGCGTCCGGATCGGCGACCAGCCGGCCGACGAGGAGCAGGTGCACCGCAGCCTGCTGTCGGGCCTGCTGTCCCACATCGGCCTCAAGGACCCCGCCCGCCGCGACTACCTCGGGGCCCGCAACGCCCGGTTCGCGATCTTCCCCGGCTCGGCGCTGTTCAAGAAGCAGCCGGACTACGTGATGGCGGCCGAGCTGGTCGAGACGTCGCGGCTGTGGGCCCGGGTGAACGCCGGCATCAAACCCGAGTGGGCCGAGGAGCTGGCCCCGCACCTGGTCAAGCGGACGTACAGCGAGCCGCACTGGGAGCGCAACCGGGGCGCGGTGATGGCCTACGAGCGGGTCACCCTGTACGGGGTGCCGCTGGTGGTGGCCCGCAAGGTCGGCTACGCCGCTATCGAGCCCGAGCTGTGCCGGGAGCTGTTCCTCAGGCACGCCCTGGTCGAGGGCGACTGGCAGACCCGGCACCATTTCTTCGCCGCCAACCGGGCCCTGGTGGAAGAGGTGCAGGACCTGGAGAACCGGGCCCGCCGCCGCGACATCATGGTCGATGACGAGTCGGTGTTCGCCTTCTACGACCAGCGGATCCCCGCCTCAGTGGTCACCGGGCGGCACTTCGACGCCTGGTGGAAGAAGGCCCGCCACTCACAACCGGACCTGCTCGACTTGTCCACCAGCCAGCTGGTCCGGCCCGGCGCGGAGTCGATCTCGGCCGAGCAGTTCCCGGACCGGTGGAGCTCGGGTGACTACCAGCTGGAGCTGAGCTACCGCTTCGAGCCGGGCGCGGCCACCGACGGCGTCACGGTGGGCATCCCGTTGCCGGTGCTGAACGAGGCCACCGCCGCCGGCCTGGACTGGCAGGTGCCCGGGCTGCGGACCGAACTGGTGACCGCGCTGCTGCGCACCCTGCCCAAGCAGCTGCGGCGCTCGGTGGTCCCGGTGCCCGACACCGCGGCGGCCCTGGTCGCGGCGCTGCCCGAGGACGTCGGCGGCTCGGCGGCCCGGCTGACCAAGGTGCTGAGCGCCGAGCTGCGCCAGCTGCGGGCCGTCGACATCCCCGAGGACGCCTGGGACCTGGACAAGCTGCCCGTGCACCTGCGCCCGACCTACCAGGTGCTCGACGAGCAGGGGGCGGTGCTGGGTCAGGGCAAGGACCTGGCCGAGCTGCAGGCCCGGTTCGCCCCGGCCGTCACCGCGACCCTGGAAAGCGTCACCGCCGACCTGGCCCGCGACCGGCTGGCCGACTGGGACTTCGACGAGTTGCCCCGCTCGGTGCGGCGCGAGGTCGCCGGCTACCCGGTCACCGGCTACCCGGCGCTGGTGGCCGAGGGCGACCGGGTCGCGATCAGGGTGCTGGACTCGGCGGCCAAGCAGCGGCGCCAGATGTGGGCCGGCACCCGGCAGCTGCTGGTCAACACCGTGCCCTCGCCGGTCAAGCACCTGATCCGGGGGTTGAGCCTGCAGCAGCGGCTGACCCTGAGCCGGACCCCGCACGGCTCGCCGGCCGCGCTGCTGGCCGACTGCGTCGCGGCCGCGGTGGACCAGCTGATGACGGCGGCCGGCGGCCCGCGCTGGGACCGGGCCGGCTTTCTCGAACTGCGCAAGCAGGTCAGCGCCGAGCTGCCGGCCACCGCGGCCGGCATCGTGGCCGTCGTGGAGAAGGTGATGGCCGCGGCGCACGAGGTGGAGGTCGCGCTGGAGGCGTGCACCACCCCGGCGTTGAAACCGGTGGCAGCCGACGTCCGGGCCCAGCTGGACGGCCTGATCTACGCCGGCTTCGTCACCGACACCGGCGCGGCCCAGCTGCCGCAACTGCGGCGCTACCTGCGGGCGATGACCCAGCGGCTCACCGACGCGCCCGGCAACCTGGCCCGCGACCGGGACCGCCAGGCCCAGGTCGAGGTGGTCTGCCGCGACCTGGCCGAGCTGCGCGCCAAGCTCGGTGAGGATGCTGACGGCGTGGCCGAGCTGCGCTGGATGATCGAGGAGCTGCGGGTCAGCCTGTTCGCCCAGAAGCTGGGCACGGCCTACCCGGTGTCGGTGCCGCGGATCCAGAGCGCGATGGACGCGTTGGAAGAGTCGGCCGAGTCAGCGCACTTCCTCAGCTGA
- a CDS encoding RES family NAD+ phosphorylase codes for MFPFDEDALPGEPGHPEYLHKPQGQGRLDNPASYDTWYFAATPEAAVGEVFGDLTTWGDDMFELPALPNALRVLGIFELPDSANLLDLDDPKALYERRLRPTQVIARRRAVTQSWALDIFKESEDTGARQWAGVQWWSFQRPHWTVYGLWYSRGEAPIHKLVDWDFLDVNHPAVADAARSLGKTFI; via the coding sequence GTGTTTCCCTTTGACGAGGACGCCCTGCCAGGCGAGCCAGGCCATCCCGAGTATCTCCACAAGCCCCAAGGACAAGGCCGTCTCGACAACCCGGCCTCATACGACACGTGGTACTTCGCTGCGACCCCCGAGGCGGCAGTGGGCGAGGTTTTCGGAGACCTCACCACGTGGGGCGATGACATGTTTGAACTCCCAGCATTACCGAACGCACTGCGGGTATTAGGCATCTTCGAACTTCCCGACTCCGCCAACCTGCTTGACCTCGACGACCCCAAGGCTCTTTACGAGCGCCGGCTTCGTCCAACCCAGGTCATCGCCCGCCGCCGTGCGGTTACTCAATCCTGGGCGCTGGACATCTTCAAGGAGAGTGAGGACACCGGTGCCCGCCAGTGGGCCGGCGTTCAGTGGTGGTCATTTCAACGCCCACACTGGACCGTCTACGGACTTTGGTACAGCCGCGGAGAGGCCCCCATCCACAAGTTGGTCGACTGGGATTTCCTGGATGTCAACCACCCTGCGGTGGCGGACGCCGCCCGCAGTCTCGGAAAAACCTTCATCTAG
- a CDS encoding Shedu anti-phage system protein SduA domain-containing protein has translation MQEFLESHPVLLPGGDGDAGPGGHHGPHLDGVFREVPLKGLNRDQRPDFMWITRSTSLLTPICIEIEKPDRAWFTSKGDPTAELTHARSQINKWRDWFSQPPNQMIFREQYVGNEYSNKQLLPIYILIYGRAREFDPSARIHLDADDLRRQRDQGNKSDELSMTFDSLKPRYALKDFVTLSMNKHGVELHAVPPSFTTGPCTMHVAKVARDPSPIKKTLLWTPERKQYVQDRWRHWQQIADNGWNGPVALDGGE, from the coding sequence GTGCAAGAGTTTCTTGAATCTCATCCTGTCTTGTTACCGGGGGGCGACGGTGATGCTGGGCCCGGCGGTCATCATGGACCTCATCTCGATGGCGTATTCCGTGAGGTACCGCTCAAAGGTCTTAACCGCGACCAGCGTCCCGACTTCATGTGGATTACCCGCTCAACTTCCTTGCTTACTCCGATCTGCATCGAGATCGAGAAGCCTGACCGCGCCTGGTTCACCAGCAAGGGTGACCCCACAGCGGAACTGACTCACGCACGCAGCCAGATTAACAAGTGGCGCGACTGGTTCAGCCAACCGCCGAACCAAATGATCTTTCGCGAACAATATGTTGGCAATGAGTACTCAAACAAACAACTGCTTCCTATCTACATACTTATCTACGGTCGCGCTCGCGAGTTCGACCCGTCCGCCAGGATCCATCTGGATGCTGACGACCTACGCCGTCAACGAGATCAAGGCAATAAATCCGATGAGCTTTCAATGACTTTCGACTCACTTAAACCCCGATATGCGCTAAAGGACTTCGTCACGCTCTCGATGAATAAACATGGCGTGGAACTGCACGCCGTTCCTCCGAGTTTCACCACAGGACCGTGCACAATGCACGTTGCCAAAGTCGCACGCGACCCCTCACCAATTAAAAAGACGTTGCTATGGACGCCCGAGCGTAAGCAGTATGTCCAAGACCGCTGGCGTCACTGGCAGCAGATCGCTGACAACGGTTGGAATGGCCCTGTCGCTCTTGATGGCGGCGAATAG